Genomic DNA from Etheostoma cragini isolate CJK2018 chromosome 7, CSU_Ecrag_1.0, whole genome shotgun sequence:
CCTCCATGCTGCCCATGTCCTCCCCGCTACAAGGACGCACAGTTTTTGTGTGATACGTTATTGCAGAGAACAAGTTGCTAGATAGAAAATTGATTAGAAACTTTATTATCTACAAATTGTTTAAATCTATTTTTGCCAGACGTGATAGATCCAGCTTTTTTTGGATTTGATggtcttctttcttttaaagattgtttGGCTCttgtttggacaaaacaagatagttaaagggaaattacaatagggctttttctttactgttttcaaatgttttattgactGAACAAGTCATTAGTTAATCAAAAACCTTAATCCACCATAGAAATAATCAATGATGCAATCCTATTTATTTGATATTATAAAGGGGATCTTACTCCAAGCACCACTCAGTGGGCATGGGGGGTGGGGGCTCTTTGGGTTTTGCAGGTTCCTGCGCCTCTTTCTGCATCGCCTTATTGAAGGCGTactgtgaagaaaaaagaaaaaaaatcatgtaattCATTGTCAATCAATGCTttttgttgacgttcaaagtatttacAAGAAAAACGAgacgtttatttttttacagtgtgttctggggacaggcagctagcagatagtgagatgttttttttacagtgtgttcttgggacaagcagctagcagatagtgaggagatgttttttacagtgtgttcaggggacaggcagctagcaaatagtgtggagatgttttttacagtgtgttctggggacaggcagctagcagatagtaaggagatgttctttgtgtgttctggggacaggcagctagcagatagtgtggagatgttttttacagtgtgttctggggacaagcagctagcagatagtgtggagatgttttttacagtgtgttctgggcaCAGACAGCTAGCATaaagtgaggagatgttttttacagtgtgttctggggaaaggcagctagcagacagtgaggagatgttttttacagtgtgttctggggaaaggcagctagcagatagtgtggagatgtttttttacagtttgttctggggacaggcagctagcagacagtgaggagatgtttttgaAAGTGTATTCTGGGGAGAGACATCTTGTTGATGTTTggtgtatgtgacaaaaaatgttgtagcctaagaCACGCGTGACATTGTTTAGAACACCTTTAATCTTAAAAGTACGTTTGAAACGTGCAAGGATGGAAATAAATTCATTTACCTCCGCCTGAACCTTCCAGAATTCAGCCTCTTTAGCACTGTTCACCTCACAGTTGATGACCAGAACATCTGGGAGACATCGGATGTTGCGTGTTTGTACCTACAGtagcacacagaaacactgtgaACAGGGTGGAAATCAGACTGTCAGATGTACGGTCTGTCAATAGGAGCTGCTGATGGGTGTGAGCGGGATCTGGAACTCACTGTGGGTTGATACTTCTCACAGTTTTCACACCACGCCTGAGTGCTCTGCTCCAGacagatgctttttttcaagatCTCAGCAAAGTCGTATtcctttacagttttttctgaagAGTCAAagagaaattaatttattgtcttttatctGCCCCAGGTTCCCTACACACTAGTGTCTCAGGGCAAGACAGCTACACATCTATATATGCCCAGCAGTATGAAGAGTACCTTGAGAGTTCTGTTCAGGGTAATGCATGGTGAAAAGCAGCGTGAGGGAGGAGCGGACCGTCTCCTTGCCACAGCGACACAGGCTGCTGTTTTCGACTTCGCATCCAAACAGTTTACCGATGGCGGACTCCCCAGAGGAACCCAGAGAACTGGATAATCAACCCAATACAAACAAATTACATCCAGCCTTAACTTGATTGTATTGAATGGTGAGACCCTCGGGCCCGGAATtctttcagactggacgtgctttTTATTTGACTGCTCTGACCTGCTGCTGGCTCCCCTGTAGGCCTGTGGGCCCTCCTGTTCCTGTGTCTCCTGGTGGAGCTGGGTGAGGATAAAGCGGTTCCAGCTTTGGATTAAGCGGCCAAGTCTGGCCTTCCCCGTTTGCTCATCTGAGTCTGCGAGGATTAGACCCAGCGCTGAGGCTTCTGGAATGGTACGAAACGCTCGGAGGAAGTTACTGGCCTTGAGAGGAGGAAATAGAAGAGGTTGGATTGGGAAATCTACATGGGAGACAATGTGCAGTTGCAACACAATGTGGATTAAGGAACAAACTCCTGTTATTTTAGAGAAACAATAACTGATATCTACCTGACATGGATCTCCTCGTGATAAATCCAACATGTGAAAGAGGAAGCCAAGCTCACAGGCCAAGCAAAACTCCTTCTGGCACAAATGATTCTGCACAAGACACCGGATTGGCTCCAGGAAATATAATACCTAACGTGCCAACACAGAAACAGGAGCAAAAACAACTCTGcatgggtgaaaaaaaaaaacagtctttaTTTAATATCACTAAAACCCTTCCTTGGTTCTTACCTGGATCATGCAGTTGCAGTAGGCGTTGGGGATGTGAGGCTCCAGGCCAGCAAACAAGGTTCTGTTGTAATGTTTGAAGTCAAAGTCCTCCAGTCCAAGTTTGGAGTATTTAATTGTGACCTGATGCCGCAAAAAGATCAAGCaatacttttcatttttatacaaatcaacaataaaaaaattaaaaacagctaAACACCATAATGGAATGCATCCAACCTTTCTGTACTTTTTGGGCACCATGTAGAGATGTGGCTCTTCATCACGCCCAATTGGTGATTCAGGGACCTGGTTGTAACTATCAAAATCGAGCTCCACATCTTTAACTTTGTAAGGAACCTGAAaccaacacagaaaacagagctTAGATCGAAATCTATGTACAAACATGACAATGAACACAGCTAATTAGTTTGTTTTCCAAATCTGAGTATAGTGGAAATAACACAACTAAGGCTGTTAACGAAATATTTTAGCTTGTTTACGTGTGTTGCGGCTGTAAGCAGTCCAAAAGAGTGCTGCCGCTAGGGACTTAACACAGTGATGCACACATGTGACGCGCTCATGATTGTattgcaattattttatttttatttttcttccataTGTACAAAAAAGCCCTGCTGTTACCCAATGTAATTGTtaacaggggcggctgtggctcagtggtagagcggttgcctgcaaatcggaaggttggtggttcgatcccttgccctgcagtcccatgtcaaagtgtccttgggcaagacactgaaccccgagatGCGCTTCggattgtgaatgtgtgtgagtgtatatctgatgagcaggtggcaccttgtacggcagcctcggccaaagtgtatgaatgtgtgtgaatggtgaatgtatcctgtatgatgtaacagcgctttgagtagtcgttaagactagaaaaaaaaaaacatttaactggTGAGTAGAAATAATGGCGTAATGCTGTGCGTTGTGCggtcaacaaaagtgttcgCTCCCAGCTTCACCCTCTCAAAGCCCAAAGAACCCAGGTGCACAGGtgaagcaaacaaatatttCCCTTCTGCTCAAACAGTCATGAAAATGCCCACCACCTACAATATTATCGCATAACACAATAAACCATAAACAACCATAATGTGCttaaacatttcatgttttttgacgGCTTCCACGAGAACAAAAGGCTGATGTGAAGTCATGTAAGATCTACATCGACATGCCTGGTTCCGCGGGCGTGTGCGAGGATTTGCTGCGTAACCAATGAAGCCAACAGTTTTCATTGTGCGCAGGATTTCTGGGTCCACGGGGGGAGCTCGTCTGTTGGTAAGAAAGGCGTTTTTAGAGGCAAAACTTTAATAAATGAGAGCAGTTGAAAAATGAACAGACAGGGGACACTCGCCACTACCCAAATACTGTAGGTGATACACTCAgatgccagtttattaggtacacctaggTTTAACGTATGCAGTCTAAGCAAAAGCTACATGTACATCAATAAGGGAAGACTAATATTAGAAAAACCTAGCAGATAAAATTTATTACAGGATTGTGATACCTAATAAACCGGCAACTGAGTGCGGCTACCTTTGAAGGCTCTCAAAAGTGAATAAGCTTCCTGTGATTGTGCCGTTACATATTAACTAATCTCCCTGGCATGGGAACGTGTTTGTTCTTCAATGAGTTTCCCCTGAGCAATGAGACCCTTTTTACGCTGAAAATGTCtgaattattttattcaaatgtgGGCCATTGCTTTTATGAAATCTGGACAGCAAAAataactccttttttttttttttaaatactggtTGTATACCAATTAAATCGGTTATATAAAAATGTGATGTGTCTCAGTCTGGCCCTCAACTTGTTTCAAATTGTTCCATTTGTGACTCACATCATGACAACGCCAAACACTGACATGATACAAAAGAATTATTTAGTCACAGCTgcagaaaagagaaatgaatAAGTTCCACGCTGTGACTAAACATTTTCATGGTATATGCAGGGAGATCATACATCTGATTTTGGTTTGATGTTAGCATGTCAACTTTCACCACaagctaaaagaaaaagctgGCGATGTTCTGTATTACTGCTGTGCTCGGCAAATCCCAGGAAGAGACTAAAACCAACAATGCCTTCGTCTGTCTCTCAATACTTTCCAACTTCCCTATCTTGTCTATTGCACTCAGTCCCAAGCCCGTTGGTTCCTAgaacataaatatgtaaatatgattTCACGTTTAATAAAGGCTgaataatttcctaaaacagtATTAATACtaattaataaaattatttgCTGGGAACAACGTGTGGCTGCAGATTTGGTGCACTGGTGATTGTTTCCAGCAGCAGGATGGTGTATTTAAAGTTGATTTGAGATTAACTATAGTGCCCTGAATTATATTAAAAAGGGACATTTCAACTAGTGCACAGTTTGGCTTactagtgtgttttttttaaagtgtgtggaCAATTATGGAGCTCTAAGATGCAGAAGAATAACTTTGATAATCTCTGGATACAATAGAGATTACATATTagtgttgttgcttttatttagtGTTTCTAATTACCGGTAATACAAAACCAGCTGAGGTAAAGACAGAGTATACTCCTACCTGGGGCTGGGTGTAGCCCCTGCAATGGACCATTCCGACAACAGCTGCTCTGTGCTGGTCAGTGGCATGGGGATAAGCGAGAGGGGCAGCAGGTCATGGTTCCAGTCCAACTGAGGCAGCGTGTCCACAAGGCAAGGCAGAGCAAACTCTGTCTCCCGTGAGTAGTCATTAAATGAAACCTCTGGAGCATCCGACCACAGGTGCACACATCCCCCAGAGTCCCCGAAGGCCAAGGCTTGTTTGCTGGACGACACATCAAAACTCATGAGCAGCTGGCCCACAGTGTTGACGTGAAAAATGTCCGCCATGTTGGCGAGTCCAGTGGGCTCACAGAACTGGCACTGACCTGGACGAATGAACAGGAGGTGGAACATTACTTCCAAGCTGCATTCAAGATTCCTTTTATTGtcatacagaaaaacacagaaatgtaaagCGTGAACAAAATTAGgagtctttttaaaaacacaaatgaaaacagcGTAATAAATAGCGCTCtatgaatatttttcaaaaactgaatcaataatttcccaaaaaataTTTCTCCGTACAACCATGTGATGTATTGCacttgtaaatgaatgaatagtaTTGCAATTTGCATAAAGCACAGTTTAGTGTGGTTGTGTGTCAGTATTCAAGAAACATTTTCACTCAATTATCTGTTACCAAGGTGGCAACGGTAACTAAATACTGGTACATATAGCCTGGACAATCATTTGCAAGTACCACTTTTCAGGAAACACTTCCATTGTTGTTAATAGGTATTAGAGTGTGAtgcaaaaatactaaaatgacGATGTTATTATAAAATTAAGCATGTGTCACATTTATTGACCAAACTCTCCAAGAGAAGCAAGTCTACAAAGACACTGACTACAGCACTTGCATGGAGGTAACCCCCACTTTGCCCGGCTGATACCTGTCTGGGAGATGATTGCCAGGCGTGACGTGTAGGTCGGAATGAAGCGCAAGAAGACGGGATCCACATGCACCTGAAGAGGCGTTACAGCTCGCATCATACGGAGGTCATACACCATAAGGAATCGGTCGCACGCCAACCCATTCATTCCTCGGCTGGAGAACCCGCACGCAGCCAGAAGGTTTCCATGAACGTCGAAGTCGGACAGGCTGCCAGAGAACGCATCGAACTCATGCTCCGTCTTGAAGCTACGCAAGTCCCGAAGGgttatctgtttttaaacacAGGGAGAACGTGAGTGCTCTGTaaaccaaaatgaaaatctttccCAAACTCGTTCATCAACTCGTCCTTACCTTGCCAGAGGTGTGTCCACAGAAAAAGAAACGGCCGGTTTGACGCATTATAGCCACTCCAGGTACATCAACAGTGAACTGTCAAGTGCGTGTGACAAGAACGTAAACAGTTAATCACTTGCTTTTACGTATATTAGTCTTATATTAAATGGCAAATTATGTCATTTTGCCTTGAGATGAGTTGTGGATGTTGATGAACTTTATCCCAATCTCTCACCTTTTGAGTTTCTTGAACGGTATTCAAGTCAAATTCAACCGCATAGTTTTGTAATCCACCTATGAGCAAGGTGTTGTTATCAGTCATGAGAAGACTGTGCATATCAgctccctcctccatcctgGAAGGCACGCATACAAGTTTACGGCTGCAGTGTGTCTAAAATCAATCTCAATCAAAGAACAAGAACATTTGTTCCAGTCAATACTTTGTGACACTTACGGGTAATCAAACATAACAAGGCCGCCGCGAGTGTGGCATTTAAGGTTACACTTGGAAAGGAACAGGACGCCTGTTTCCAAACTCTGAATGTGTCTGATGTCATCTGCTGCATGTGCTTGGAAAGAGGAGTGGCGGCCCATTGTAGGTCCGAAGAATGAGGTTACGTGACCCTAAAGAGAATGATTGAAGGAATAAGTATTTGTGCATCTTAATTAAGCAGCCTGCATGTTTTAGAAAGTCTATATTCCAGAATCGAATCATAATCTTACTCTGTGGTTTCCCATCCAGAGCATTTCCTCCTGGAGATCAAAATGGGTTGCAGTGACTGGGATGCCGACTTCTGAAACTGCACTGTGTAGCTCTGAGAACATTCCCTCCATGAGGTGCACAGGCTCGGGGACTGTTACAGCAAGGCCCTCTGGGTCAAGCTCCACACCCTGCAGTAAACTGGGGTTAAGGTGGGGGTCCATGGAGGGCTCCATCCCCGTGTCCAGAGTCCCGTGAAGGCTGGGTGGGTACTCACCCATCCCAGGGTCAAGACTGTCAAAGTTCATCATGGGTAGGCTACAGCTAAATCAACCTGCAGAGGAAAGAAACCTTCTATTAACAATAATACCACCCCTCGCTAataaactttgttttcttgATAATAAACCAAACTCAAGTATCGACCCATAAAGTTATCTTTAGGCTATCTTTAATGTTAGCTTTGGCTTGGCTAACAGTAGCCCCAGAAGCTAACCAACGATATAGTGAACTGCTTGAAAAAGCCTTCAAAGCCAAGGTTGCATTCATTCCTGGAATGCGTTAAAAAAGCTAAGCTAATGTTTTAtcgcttagctagctagctacagttGTGGCTAATTATTGGTCAGCTAGCTAGTTGCCGTTAACTGTTAGCTTATTTAGCAAACGTTAGCGTGAGGCAGACACATTTTGACAGTTGCTATCCCAAAAATGTCGACATTACTGGCGAGTGTGTGTTTCAAAAATTATGAACTATCAATGTAAAGTTTACACCGACCTCCTATTGTGATATGGTTTGCCGTAGAGGAAGCCATGCTCACTGCATTCACAAcaataacatgcacacacactaaattaaaaattaaacacttCCGGAGCAAACGGGGGTGCGTTCAAGACCCACAGTAACACATTAGTAACTGGTAACTTTTTAGTTCAAGATTTATACATAAGACATATGATCAGTTTATAGAATATAAATTGTGATAGACtaactacccaacagtatacCAGGTTGTTAAAAATCAACTCAACTGTACATAAATATATCAGTAATATTCCAATATCTAACCAATGACACACCACATGAGTACTTTTGAGATtctaagtagcctacattttgcTGACAAAATAGTATTGACAGccgtatttttacttttaattgagtaCTTTGATACTGCACCATGGTATTGCTACTTTCACTCAGGTAAAATATCTGATAACTTCGTTGCAAATTTGCAGACGAGTCAATCACCAGAAAAATAACCGGTATCTACTTTAATAATtgataaataattgttaaataaTTTGATACACAAAGATGCCGAACACTCTTTTGTTTCGACTTTCTAAAAATGAgaggatttgttgttgttttttctgttttaaattttattatACTAAATATATTTGGGGGTTTGGaatgttggttggacaaaacaagacattggaaatcgattgattttattttaaaaactaattggTAGAATAATCGATAAGTTAAACTACTAGTAGTTACAGCctaaataaactgaaatgatAAAAACCTTACGTAGTGTCCCTGTGTCAaattcctgtttttaaaagagtCGGGCCGGGGTGAAAGAGTGGTTAAAATGGGCCCACAGCATCAGTTTGCCCAGGACCCCCTACTGGATGATTCCAGTCCTGGTCTAAACAGCACAAAATACTATCTTTAGTAAAAACATCGTCCATGTACTAAAAGTCGACAAATTGAGCAGCAATGTATTGTTTTCTGTACATTTAAATTGGTAGTAGCCTAGCAGCACTATTCCACATTTACCaatgtttgaaatgaatgaatgaatgaatcaatgGGAAAGATTAAGGAAGCACAAAAATATTGTAAGCCTTCCCTTatcatttcctttcctttcaaaaaaataaaattcagtcGAAAGGTTTTTCTCTGGTAGAGCAGAGGGGCAGATCCCAGACACAGATGGAAAGTTTGTCCAATTGGTGAGGAGAATTCATCCGTTCTCACAGTATAATGTAAAGGTTAATCTCACTTCCTCGACAAGGCCATAGATGTGAAACCTGATTAGGACACATTTAGGTTAATTGGTGTGTCACACTCAACAGAATTGTctatcactcacacacacccttgtattatattataagtGTAAATCATTACAGATCATAATATTGAGTATTTGTCATTATGTAACCCCATATTGATGACTGGGGATCtggaaatacattaaatatgaaaaatagagggatatttaattaaatactagaataaaaaaaacctgtttGTAATGGCCCAGGGTAAGATTACCTTTAAGTAATACTTTAAGCGTCACCTCACCTTTTTCATTGggggaatgtaactaagtacttctactccagtactgtactatAGTACAGTTTTGACGTACTTGTACTTGTCTggagtatttccatttcatgccaCTTTATAGGCTACTTCTACTCTACTACCACAACACCTATAGTTACTTTTGACATGTTAAAAGCATGATACAATCAGATGCAGTACTACTAATCTACCCAGTAGTATACAAAGCAtctaaaattatgaaaatgctCTTATTCATTAGtgataaaaactgaaaaatattccATAACGCTAGTAAGCCATGCTGCATACTGAGTAACTTTTACAACTTATTTTTCCAGGACTTTTACgtgtaataaaatattttttgtagtatttccatcttttatttgttttagtaaACCTGAGTctacttcttccatcactggTATTTCTCTTCCCTTTTTGTGTGActcataataacataatatgaTGTAATTATTCTGAACTCACTTTTCTTCAGGGTGCgttacatcattattattattattattgatttgtACTCACCATGAACTCACCTGTGGGATGGTGGGGGGGGAAGCCCCGTGAGGTCACTAGTGTGCCACTTAAAAGTAGCAGTGATGTGACACAGGCGTCACATCACTCCCAGCAGGACACACTGACCGGCCACAGCTCACTACGATAAAGAgcgagagaagaagaaaagaagaaaacacacaaatggatTCTTGTTTCGCGGCTCTTGCTGTCCTCCTCTCGCTTCTCGCGGCTGCGTCGTGCGCTCCTGCCGTGCGCTCTCTGCAGGATGCATGCGCGGATGTGCGCAGCAGCTCTCTGGAACTCAATCACATTGCCCAAATGGTATCAATAGAGGTAagctcttttattttattatgaatgCAGAATACACTCAAAATATTggaaataacattttagattagattagattcaactttattgtcattacacatggaCAGGTACATTGCAACGAAATACAGTTTTGTATTTCCATACAAGAATGTGTTTTGTTCACTCAAGTcatgttatgtattttttttttacaaatatatttatcaTGTTGAAACATGTCTTTTATCTAACTATGCGATTAGAAATGAGTTGTTTTATTGTgagtttttaaatgaagtgttGACTGAGCAGATTTTTCTAACTTGAAAATATCATTAGTGATCATTTGGCTCCACTTATTTAGGTAAATTGACTTTAAATTAGCAGTATGAACCAGCATTCATTGCTTGACATCCCTATATATCTCAATACATCTCTATAtctgtacatatataaataattacTGACTAATTATATAGTTACTGAGCATTTTTGCCtcaaatctatctgtaaaggcAAGAAATGGATCCAAGGATGAGACGGATTTCAACACGGCTCTGGTTTGGATGGAGGCCGGAGACATGTGTGACCCCGTGACCCTCAAACAGAAGCCTACGGTAAGCATCAAAACCAGCAACACATAAAAGAAATACCACATGAATGTCAGTATATGCCATCATATCAGTGACAgcaagcaacaaaaacaatgaattcTCTTCTTCCTCAGACATGTCTTGGCAAGCTACTCGACGTCCTGGTGAGATACGAGTCTGCAGTGGAGAGGGTTGCCGGATTTCAAAGCTGCTCAGCGTTTGTCGGTAAAGTGAAGCCGGCGATGCACAAGCTGCACAAAGATATGACAAAATGTGTGATGTCAAAGGCAGGGATGGATGACCAGAAGGTAAGCTCGATCACCTgaagttaaatgtaaaaacataggTGTATCAGAAGTCTGTGCGGCATTTATCAGATCAAAATTGgtaatgaagttgtttttttctggttatGCAGGAGTCCCACATCAGTAAAGAAGATACTCAGCCCATTGGCCAATGGCAAGAGGCTCTGCTGTGCCACTACACCATGGACAGgctcttttccttctccatcCTCACCGCTCGAGTCTTTGCTGTTGGTGATCCGGCTCACCACACAGAAGGCTCGGCTCAAAAGTGCATGTAGAGGGTTAAATGTTTGCTGACATGCAGCTGGGATTTGTACAAGCATCCCTTCTGTGATCACATTGATCAAAGTTTCCAGTACAGCCTTCAGTTGCTGATAATAGTCTTTCCACTTTTGTTTCTCCCATGTATACATGGCATGTATTTCCAATGGAATTATTATCTAACATATTTATTCTAATCctatttattgcatttatttatttttttattcagaataaAGACAATATTCATGACCAACAATATGACTTCCCGCATCATGTGTGTTATGGTTCATAAATGATGGCATCATGCTGATTATTTCTTGAATTTAAAGCATCACGATTAGCAATTCCTCCCTCAGGGGAGTTAGGAAGTTACCTGCACTTTTCTGTGAATGAATTTGCCACGCAACACCCAAACAAATATGCGGGACAAGGAGGAAGCTGTGCTTTCCTTAAACACTCCTGAGAGCTACAACTTCCTGCATACTTCCTTCCAGTCAGTGCCTCTATTATAGTGCTCACTTCTTTTCCCTGTGTTGCTAATACAtctgaatgcaaaaaaaaggaaggtgTGACGTTGGGCAAGAGGAAGTAGCCGTGAGCTAAAGGTACCGGATTGCTCAACACAGAGGTTTGTTCTCAGAGTGACTTAGAAACCAGAATTTGTTCAACCTCTCATCCTGTCTTTGAGGGTAGAAAGTCCCAACTTTGATGTTTACATCTACAGGTGGAGTGTCTGCACATCTGCCAGGGCACAAATCCTTTATTTAGCACCTGTTTAAAAAGAGACTTTCCAAAGTGCTTCCCGAGAAAGGTTAGATCGTCATGATATGGTTAAATAAGGAAAAAAGGACATAATGCATGCAtgaaataacacaacaacaataagaaaagtAAGCATAAGATGCACCAGAGGTCCTGTGAAACTGCAGTGCTCATTCTAAAGAAAAGCAAACTGTTGAGGTCCTccatttgtttttgataaagTTAACGTAGTGTAGTAATGGACCAGAGGGCTTTGTCGGAATTCTACAGCACcctactgtatgtaaaaaaaaaaaaagaagaagggtTTGTTATGCTGCGAGCATGAAAACTGCTGTGCAGGGCAGCATAAGTGCACAtagcttttgtttgtgtgaggaTGATGCACGCAGGAAAATCAAGTGTTACTGTAAGTCAGGTGAGATTTGATGTCATACAGTGTCAAGAAAAATAACATGTGAATAGCATGTGAACCACTTCACAAATGAACTATTTAAAAGCTACAAGTGAGGTTTTCCCCATCACTGAACAGTTCATTGAAGGGAAAAACCTCACTTGTAGCAGTTCAATTAAAATATTGTGTATTAGTTACTGAAGCAATCATGATAAAAAAATTCCTCTCTTAGAAGAGTTAATAAATTACCTGTACTTTTCTGTgaattaatttacaaaacaacatccagactagggctgggcaatatatcaataataCATATAAAGTATATTGGGATATTAGACTAGacattgtcttagattttgaatgtTATTATACCGTAAAATGGcataatttttgtattttcctaGTTTTAAAAGCGGCATTGCAGTAAAGTCATGTACTTTTCTTAACCTATCAGACTGCTCAAGCTGCCACCTTGTTATTATATCCACATTTCTGATGATTGTTTATCTACAATCTCATGGTGAAAATATTTAGTCAATCCTACCATATCTTCAAAATATCCCATTTGAGACACTAGGTCaagaatatcatgatatttgataTACTTCATA
This window encodes:
- the pan2 gene encoding PAN2-PAN3 deadenylation complex catalytic subunit PAN2 isoform X2; translation: MMNFDSLDPGMGEYPPSLHGTLDTGMEPSMDPHLNPSLLQGVELDPEGLAVTVPEPVHLMEGMFSELHSAVSEVGIPVTATHFDLQEEMLWMGNHRGHVTSFFGPTMGRHSSFQAHAADDIRHIQSLETGVLFLSKCNLKCHTRGGLVMFDYPMEEGADMHSLLMTDNNTLLIGGLQNYAVEFDLNTVQETQKFTVDVPGVAIMRQTGRFFFCGHTSGKITLRDLRSFKTEHEFDAFSGSLSDFDVHGNLLAACGFSSRGMNGLACDRFLMVYDLRMMRAVTPLQVHVDPVFLRFIPTYTSRLAIISQTGQCQFCEPTGLANMADIFHVNTVGQLLMSFDVSSSKQALAFGDSGGCVHLWSDAPEVSFNDYSRETEFALPCLVDTLPQLDWNHDLLPLSLIPMPLTSTEQLLSEWSIAGATPSPRRAPPVDPEILRTMKTVGFIGYAANPRTRPRNQVPYKVKDVELDFDSYNQVPESPIGRDEEPHLYMVPKKYRKVTIKYSKLGLEDFDFKHYNRTLFAGLEPHIPNAYCNCMIQVLYFLEPIRCLVQNHLCQKEFCLACELGFLFHMLDLSRGDPCQASNFLRAFRTIPEASALGLILADSDEQTGKARLGRLIQSWNRFILTQLHQETQEQEGPQAYRGASSSSLGSSGESAIGKLFGCEVENSSLCRCGKETVRSSLTLLFTMHYPEQNSQEKTVKEYDFAEILKKSICLEQSTQAWCENCEKYQPTVQTRNIRCLPDVLVINCEVNSAKEAEFWKVQAEYAFNKAMQKEAQEPAKPKEPPPPMPTEWCLDGEDMGSMEGITFNTRAEDLRHVWIPPTLKMSISKSQGLEISSWPEGEELSAAEEEEGASVYDLVVTVPHILDARTGGNLVAHIKVGETYHQRKEGVTHQQWYLFNDFLIEPIDKTEAAQFDVNWKVPGILYYAKRNYHTKYDLRIKNPIDASVLLTEASLARKQRKSHATFIPLMVNEMPQANDLVGLDAEFVTLNQEEAELRSDGTKSTIKPSQMSVARITCVRGQGPNEGVPFIDDYISTQEQVVDYLTQYSGIKPGDLDAKISSKHLTTLKSTYLKLRFLIDTGVRFVGHGLQKDFRVINLLVLKDQVVDTVYLFHLPRKRMISLRFLAWYFLDLSIQGETHDSIEDARTALQLYRKYLELSRGGGNDEVRKVLKGLYEKGRQMDWKVPDSDTGDGQGAAVFPSVMGL
- the pan2 gene encoding PAN2-PAN3 deadenylation complex catalytic subunit PAN2 isoform X1, whose translation is MMNFDSLDPGMGEYPPSLHGTLDTGMEPSMDPHLNPSLLQGVELDPEGLAVTVPEPVHLMEGMFSELHSAVSEVGIPVTATHFDLQEEMLWMGNHRGHVTSFFGPTMGRHSSFQAHAADDIRHIQSLETGVLFLSKCNLKCHTRGGLVMFDYPMEEGADMHSLLMTDNNTLLIGGLQNYAVEFDLNTVQETQKFTVDVPGVAIMRQTGRFFFCGHTSGKITLRDLRSFKTEHEFDAFSGSLSDFDVHGNLLAACGFSSRGMNGLACDRFLMVYDLRMMRAVTPLQVHVDPVFLRFIPTYTSRLAIISQTGQCQFCEPTGLANMADIFHVNTVGQLLMSFDVSSSKQALAFGDSGGCVHLWSDAPEVSFNDYSRETEFALPCLVDTLPQLDWNHDLLPLSLIPMPLTSTEQLLSEWSIAGATPSPRRAPPVDPEILRTMKTVGFIGYAANPRTRPRNQVPYKVKDVELDFDSYNQVPESPIGRDEEPHLYMVPKKYRKVTIKYSKLGLEDFDFKHYNRTLFAGLEPHIPNAYCNCMIQVLYFLEPIRCLVQNHLCQKEFCLACELGFLFHMLDLSRGDPCQASNFLRAFRTIPEASALGLILADSDEQTGKARLGRLIQSWNRFILTQLHQETQEQEGPQAYRGASSSSLGSSGESAIGKLFGCEVENSSLCRCGKETVRSSLTLLFTMHYPEQNSQEKTVKEYDFAEILKKSICLEQSTQAWCENCEKYQPTVQTRNIRCLPDVLVINCEVNSAKEAEFWKVQAEYAFNKAMQKEAQEPAKPKEPPPPMPTEWCLDGEDMGSMEGITFNTRAEDLRHVWIPPTLKMSISKSQGLEISSWPEGEELSAAEEEEGASVYDLVVTVPHILDARTGGNLVAHIKVGETYHQRKEGVTHQQWYLFNDFLIEPIDKTEAAQFDVNWKVPGILYYAKRNYHTKYDLRIKNPIDASVLLTEASLARKQRKSHATFIPLMVNEMPQANDLVGLDAEFVTLNQEEAELRSDGTKSTIKPSQMSVARITCVRGQGPNEGVPFIDDYISTQEQVVDYLTQYSGIKPGDLDAKISSKHLTTLKSTYLKLRFLIDTGVRFVGHGLQKDFRVINLLVLKDQVVDTVYLFHLPRKRMISLRFLAWYFLDLSIQGETHDSIEDARTALQLYRKYLELSRGGGNDEVRKVLKGLYEKGRQMDWKVPDSDTGDGQGSPKSAAVFPSVMGL